A genome region from candidate division TA06 bacterium includes the following:
- a CDS encoding DUF523 domain-containing protein: MVLISACLLRLCTRYDGNSAPEESAIELLKQGRAIPVCPEQLAGLGTPRPKCTLMGGDGKDVASGKAGIITEDGRNITKILTEACDQIVLLGRTCGAKTAILKEASPSCGVRETTIDWQRSPGMGILAAILLDAGIEVEGL; the protein is encoded by the coding sequence ATGGTACTGATATCAGCTTGCCTCCTTCGATTATGTACCCGCTATGACGGGAACTCCGCTCCCGAAGAGAGTGCAATAGAGCTGCTGAAACAGGGCAGGGCAATTCCAGTCTGTCCAGAACAGCTTGCAGGCCTCGGTACGCCCAGGCCAAAATGCACACTCATGGGAGGCGACGGGAAGGACGTCGCCTCCGGCAAGGCCGGCATCATCACAGAAGATGGCCGCAACATCACCAAAATCCTCACTGAAGCTTGTGATCAGATAGTCCTGCTAGGAAGAACCTGCGGAGCGAAAACTGCTATTCTAAAAGAAGCCAGCCCGTCATGTGGGGTAAGGGAGACAACCATAGACTGGCAGAGAAGCCCGGGAATGGGAATCCTCGCGGCGATACTGCTAGATGCCGGAATTGAGGTTGAGGGCCTCTAG
- a CDS encoding PBP1A family penicillin-binding protein, producing MSERGAKIVREVLRIVGLLVLFLAVFAAGAGVSGIRFLKKDLPSAHDLEAYQAPLVTRFYDLQDSLLAEFYIEKRMPVPLDRVPKHLIDAVITMEDRKFYEHWGVNLLSVFRAVVSNLRAGRVVRGGSTITQQLARALFLTQERSIVRKMREALLAMEVERTYSKDKILEMYLNQIYFGHGAYGIKSAAETYFNRDIGDVTLAEAALLAAIIRSPAAYSPFSHPEEALRRRSIVLEAMVGAGAIGRREAGQAKNSPLGVKRSTEGTTKVAAYFVEEVRKFIERKFGSRMLYRDGVSVYTTLDIGLQRKAEEVLETWLGSFEEANKFKSTLEKNEPLPESLGFEGTSYLQAALVAIDPRTGYVQAMVGGRSFEDSKFNRATQAHRQPGSAFKPFLWTAAIDNQYTAADIVLDAPIIVPVKDSIYRPSNYDHKFLGPITLRKGLARSRNLVAIRLIQKIGAYTVAEYARSMGIRSRLAKVLSLALGSSSTTLLEIVSAYGVFANQGVRIEPTMVRRITGRQGEIIYEDVPYSVRVLSPQTAYIATSMLESVLNEGTGYAARSRYHFVRRAAGKTGTTDNYTDAWFIGFTPDLVCGVWVGFDQMKRITEGATGARVALPAWAEFMKAAQKGRPPLEFPKPEGITHARICTKSGLLATDACNDTRDEVFVEGTRPTQFCTVHKLGIDRLLEDEYQFEKLDRKSLKSEEYNLSPGTR from the coding sequence GTGAGTGAGAGGGGAGCAAAGATTGTTCGGGAGGTCCTGAGGATTGTGGGCCTTCTTGTGTTATTCCTGGCCGTGTTTGCGGCTGGGGCCGGTGTGTCAGGCATCAGGTTCCTCAAAAAAGACCTGCCATCTGCACACGATCTGGAGGCCTACCAAGCTCCTCTTGTTACGCGATTCTATGATCTTCAGGATTCTCTTCTGGCTGAATTCTATATAGAGAAGAGGATGCCAGTCCCGCTGGATAGAGTACCCAAGCACCTTATCGACGCTGTAATCACCATGGAGGACAGGAAGTTCTATGAACACTGGGGTGTGAACCTGTTGTCGGTGTTCAGGGCGGTGGTCTCGAACCTGAGAGCGGGGAGGGTGGTCAGAGGTGGTTCTACAATTACTCAACAGCTCGCCAGAGCTCTCTTTCTGACTCAGGAGAGAAGCATTGTACGGAAGATGAGGGAAGCGCTTCTGGCCATGGAGGTTGAGAGGACATACTCAAAAGACAAGATTCTGGAGATGTACCTCAACCAGATCTATTTTGGCCATGGCGCCTACGGAATCAAATCTGCTGCGGAGACCTATTTCAACAGGGATATCGGCGATGTGACTCTGGCAGAGGCCGCTTTGCTTGCGGCGATCATAAGGTCGCCGGCGGCTTATTCTCCCTTTTCTCATCCAGAGGAGGCCCTGAGGAGAAGATCTATTGTGCTGGAGGCGATGGTCGGAGCCGGCGCGATAGGCCGTAGAGAGGCTGGTCAGGCCAAGAACTCACCGCTTGGTGTCAAAAGGTCAACCGAAGGGACCACAAAGGTCGCCGCCTATTTTGTGGAAGAAGTGAGGAAGTTCATAGAGCGCAAGTTCGGAAGCAGGATGCTCTATAGGGACGGGGTGAGTGTCTATACGACACTGGACATTGGGCTTCAGAGGAAAGCTGAAGAGGTACTCGAGACCTGGCTTGGGAGTTTCGAGGAGGCTAACAAGTTCAAATCGACCCTTGAGAAGAACGAGCCACTGCCTGAGTCTCTCGGCTTCGAAGGAACGAGCTACCTTCAGGCCGCACTTGTTGCAATTGATCCGCGGACAGGGTATGTACAAGCGATGGTTGGGGGAAGGAGCTTTGAGGACAGCAAATTCAACAGGGCAACGCAGGCGCACAGGCAGCCTGGTTCGGCCTTCAAGCCATTTCTGTGGACCGCAGCCATAGACAATCAGTATACTGCGGCTGACATTGTGCTCGATGCCCCAATAATTGTCCCGGTCAAGGACTCCATTTACAGGCCGTCAAACTACGACCACAAGTTCCTGGGACCCATAACGCTCAGAAAGGGGTTGGCACGTTCGAGAAACCTGGTCGCAATCAGGCTCATCCAGAAGATCGGTGCGTATACAGTTGCAGAATACGCCAGGAGCATGGGCATTCGCTCTAGACTTGCAAAGGTTCTCTCTCTTGCGCTGGGGAGCAGTTCGACCACCTTGCTGGAGATAGTCTCAGCATATGGTGTCTTCGCAAATCAGGGTGTGAGGATTGAACCAACGATGGTGAGGAGGATTACAGGCAGACAGGGCGAAATCATCTATGAGGATGTTCCATATTCTGTGCGGGTTCTTTCTCCGCAAACGGCCTACATAGCCACCAGTATGCTTGAGTCTGTATTGAACGAGGGGACAGGCTATGCCGCAAGGAGCAGGTACCACTTCGTCAGAAGGGCCGCTGGGAAAACGGGCACAACAGACAACTACACGGATGCGTGGTTTATTGGTTTTACGCCCGACCTCGTATGTGGAGTCTGGGTAGGGTTTGATCAGATGAAGAGAATAACTGAGGGTGCCACCGGTGCCAGGGTTGCTCTTCCAGCTTGGGCAGAGTTCATGAAGGCAGCGCAGAAAGGGAGGCCTCCACTTGAGTTTCCGAAGCCCGAGGGGATCACGCATGCAAGAATATGCACAAAGTCAGGGCTTTTGGCGACCGACGCGTGTAATGACACCAGAGATGAGGTCTTCGTTGAAGGGACCAGGCCGACCCAGTTCTGCACGGTGCATAAGCTTGGGATTGATAGATTACTGGAGGATGAGTACCAGTTCGAGAAGCTTGATAGAAAGTCACTCAAGAGTGAAGAGTACAACCTTTCGCCGGGTACGAGATGA